The DNA segment TCAAGCCCTTTTTCTCTATAGATCACGTAAATTTGAGTAATCAATAAGTGCAAAGAATTAGACATTTCCGGTTCTCCTTTCTGGTTAGAGTGTGAATATGAGTGACTAAATCACCTCTACCAGAAGGGGCCGGAACCAACAACAAACAAGCGACAGAACATCATGTGTAAGTATTACTCCACCGCAGAAATAGCAGAAAGTACAGGCTTTATCATAAGGACTGTTACTCGTCGTGCTAAACGTGAAGGTTGGCCGTCTCGCCCTCGTCAGGCCAAAGGCGGCGGTAGTGAGTATGCTTTTGACGGCCTGCCGGAAGCGGTGCAGACCGCGATTTTAAAAGCTGAGGCTGAAAAAGCTCCAGCCATTCAAATTGAAGACAATAAGGGACCACGCCTAGAGAATTTATCAGATAAAAAACGCGCCACAGCTCT comes from the Maridesulfovibrio bastinii DSM 16055 genome and includes:
- a CDS encoding DNA-binding protein, encoding MCKYYSTAEIAESTGFIIRTVTRRAKREGWPSRPRQAKGGGSEYAFDGLPEAVQTAILKAEAEKAPAIQIEDNKGPRLENLSDKKRATAL